From a single Intestinibaculum porci genomic region:
- a CDS encoding ATP-binding protein — MIQRTSYLNELISWKDQDIIKVIRRCGKSTLLKQYQDHLKGLGIHESQIISINFEDLQFEQLLEYHALYSYILSNIIPDQKMYIFLDEVQKVKEFEKAVDSLYIQENIDIYITSSHECLLSKLFYGRAIEISMLPLSFKEVYQKGTNQDEAFIQYLKYGDFPYLSHILLNEEKANTYIEGIYNTVIVKDIEEREARKQKDPNKRNINNLFLLTTIAKYLASTIGSIISIKNVTGYITSTGRKVSPNTVDHYMQALKESFIFYPVERFDIAGKKIIKS, encoded by the coding sequence TCAGGATATCATTAAAGTCATTAGAAGATGCGGTAAATCCACATTACTCAAACAATATCAGGATCATTTAAAAGGACTTGGTATTCATGAAAGTCAAATAATCTCTATCAATTTTGAAGACTTACAATTTGAACAGTTATTAGAATATCACGCTCTATATAGTTATATTTTGAGTAATATTATTCCTGATCAAAAGATGTATATCTTTTTAGACGAAGTTCAAAAAGTAAAAGAATTTGAAAAAGCTGTTGATAGCTTATACATTCAAGAAAACATTGATATCTATATCACTAGTTCTCATGAATGCCTGTTATCAAAACTCTTTTATGGAAGAGCAATTGAAATCTCAATGTTACCATTATCATTTAAAGAAGTTTATCAAAAAGGAACAAACCAGGATGAAGCTTTCATCCAGTATTTGAAATATGGAGATTTTCCCTATTTAAGTCATATACTTTTAAATGAAGAAAAAGCAAATACATACATTGAAGGCATTTATAATACTGTAATCGTCAAAGATATTGAAGAAAGAGAAGCGAGAAAACAAAAGGATCCTAATAAGAGAAATATTAATAATCTTTTTTTACTGACAACCATTGCCAAATATTTAGCGAGTACCATTGGCAGTATCATCTCCATCAAAAATGTCACGGGATATATTACTTCAACGGGGAGAAAAGTATCTCCTAATACCGTTGATCACTATATGCAAGCCTTAAAAGAATCCTTTATTTTTTACCCTGTCGAACGTTTTGACATTGCGGGAAAGAAAATTATTAAGTCATAA